One part of the Aliivibrio fischeri ATCC 7744 = JCM 18803 = DSM 507 genome encodes these proteins:
- a CDS encoding TIGR01212 family radical SAM protein (This family includes YhcC from E. coli K-12, an uncharacterized radical SAM protein.), with protein MQLHELANTFGQDLQRRYGEKVHKLTLHGGFSCPNRDGTIGKGGCTFCNVASFADEQEQFKSIHDQLTDRAGEVQRAKKYLAYFQAYTSTFAEVQVLKNMYEEALKAANIVGLCVGTRPDCVPDAVLDLLKGYVDDGYEVWLELGLQTANDKTLKRINRGHDFACYDAITRKARSLGIKVCTHLIIGLPGDTRDDNRQTLDKVLATGTDGIKLHPLHIVEGSTMAKAWRAGKLDAPEMDEYVDIACELIRLTPPEVVYHRVSATARQPTLLSPLWCEPRWLGLTNVGMALNNSGPQGSLIDQPFKYTAPELKK; from the coding sequence GATATGGCGAAAAAGTACATAAACTGACGTTGCACGGTGGATTTAGCTGCCCGAATCGAGATGGAACAATAGGTAAAGGTGGCTGTACATTTTGTAATGTTGCTTCATTTGCTGACGAACAAGAACAATTTAAATCGATTCATGATCAATTGACCGATAGAGCGGGTGAAGTTCAGCGGGCGAAAAAGTATTTGGCTTATTTTCAAGCTTATACAAGTACTTTTGCTGAAGTACAAGTTTTAAAAAATATGTACGAAGAGGCGTTAAAAGCTGCCAATATTGTCGGGCTTTGTGTCGGCACTCGTCCTGATTGTGTTCCAGATGCGGTATTAGATTTGCTTAAAGGGTACGTCGACGATGGCTATGAAGTATGGTTAGAGCTAGGTCTACAAACAGCGAATGATAAAACATTGAAACGTATTAATCGTGGACATGATTTTGCTTGTTATGATGCCATTACTCGTAAAGCTCGCTCTTTAGGTATTAAAGTATGTACGCATTTAATTATTGGATTACCTGGTGATACTAGAGATGATAACCGCCAAACGTTAGATAAAGTATTAGCGACAGGAACTGATGGTATTAAATTGCATCCTTTGCATATTGTTGAAGGTAGTACAATGGCAAAAGCATGGCGTGCTGGCAAACTCGATGCGCCAGAAATGGATGAATATGTTGATATTGCTTGTGAGCTTATTCGTTTAACGCCACCTGAAGTGGTTTATCACCGAGTGTCAGCAACCGCACGTCAACCAACACTATTATCTCCATTGTGGTGTGAACCAAGATGGTTAGGATTAACTAATGTCGGTATGGCATTAAATAATAGTGGTCCTCAAGGTTCATTGATTGATCAACCTTTCAAATATACTGCCCCAGAGCTGAAAAAATAA